The genomic interval TGTGGCATCAACGGAACTCCAACGAACAGGGAGGAGGGAAACCTACTCTGGTTCGTGGACGATGAGCGACTCCGTGGCGGCACGGTGAAGCTCGCGCCCTGACTTCGTCTCGACACGGGGCGGCGGCTGTCGCACGTACTCAAGGTGCGGATGGCAGCGCTTCGTTGCCGCACAGCAGCAGCTCCGCGGGACCTCCGGTGCGCCCCACCAGGACGGCCACCTGACCGAAGCGCTCCGCCTCCGCGTGGGGCAGTCCCGGGATGAAGAGGCTCTGCTCGGACCAACTGCGGTCCTCGGCCTCGCCAATGGCGGGCGCCACCACCCAGCCGCCCGCGAAGAGCTGGGACGTCAGCCGCTCCTGCTCCCGCTGATTCTCTTCCTTGTCGCGAGGTCGTGAGCCCGGGTTCCTCGCGGTCAGGAAGGCCCACTCGCGATGTCCGCGCGCCAGCAGCGCCGCGTCCAGTGTGGGGTGGAGACCGCCGACACGCAGCTGTGCCTACCCAAAAGCTCGGTCGCTGCGTCATGGGCGATTCAAGGCCACCATGGGCAGCGCTTCAATGCGAGTGAGCGAGGCGCGCGCCGGCATCGTTCTGGCTAATCCGACGATGTGGAGGTTGCCCCATGCACTCCACGAAACGAGGCCTGAGATTCCGCAGGCCCCTTCGCGCGCACTGCCGCCAAGACCAGCGGCGCAACAGCGCGGACAACGGCGCCAGCCGCCATGCCGCCACCAACAACCTTGCCGACGCTCTAGCGCCAGGCTGTCGTAGGGAGGGATGCTGCCATCTCTCGCGGCTACGTCATGGTGCGGCGGAGCGTGCACACGCGTGTGGCGACGCGGGCTTCAGGTGCCCACGGAGATACCGTGAGTGCGAGGCGATGTCTCCCCCTCCGCGCGGAGCACTCTCGTGCCGACTTCGCCCAAGAACGACCCCCTCATCGAAGCGAATCAAGCCTTCCTGGCCGAGCCGCGTCCGGAGTCCGCGCTTCAAGCATTCCTGGAGGAGCACCCGGAGTTGCTTCCACGCACGCGGCTGCTCAATCACGGCCTGCAGCTCAACAGCATCATCCGTCGCTTCCCCTTGGATGCGTCGCGGAAGATTGACTTCGTCTCCCTCACCCGGAACTCCATCCGGTGGGAGGTGGTCTTGATGGCCGTCCGGCGTCCCGACGTGGAGCTCTTCATTCCGGGGCGCATCGGGCGAAGTCATTCCATCGACAAGGACACGGCGCTGCGGGAGCCGTGGGCACGCTGCTCCACCGCGGTCCGTGAGTTCCTGACGTTCGATGACATGCTCAGGCTCTATCAGTCCAGGGCGCCCGTCCCGCGCAGGGTCCGGAGGCCGAACATCCTCTCGCGGGGAAAGGACCGGTATGGCTTCAAGGTCATGCACCACGAGCCCTTCGAGTTCTTCTCGTGTCTGGGGGCGGGGCAGATTCGATTGAGCCTGGCGCAGAAGCTGCGATTGACCCGCGCCGGATATGACATCCAAGCCAGGGAGGAGGGCCGCCCCTTGAAGGCGGAGGGAGGGAGAGCCACGGGACGTGGCGCTCCCTCGGTTCACTCCGGCATGGCCAGCACGCACAGCAAGTAGCGCGTTCGTGCCGGGCCATGTCTGTCCTTCACGCGCACCGGGGCCTGTGCCCGGTGAGCTGATTCGTCCGACGCGTCAGTACAGGGCCTGGAGGGCGGTGACGTCGGTTGCCGTGAGCGCGCCCGTGGTGTTCGACGGGATGCAGGCGTTCATGATGGAGCCCCCGGGTGATGCGCCGGACGGCGTTCCGACGATATGGATGGCGCCGACGCTCGCCGTGCCTTCATTGGTCGCGGAGCCGCCACAGCTGATGGCGCGATTGAAATAGTCCGAGTGGCGCAGGCCGAGGGTGTGGCCGATTTCGTGCGTGAGCAGGTGCTTGATGACGTTGGCGGGAAGCTGCGCGACCCCGGGCCCCAACGTGATTTTGGAGCCGGGGTTGCCACCCGAGGGAAACTCGGAGGTCGCGGTGGCGCCAGCGGGGAGCGCTGGGTTGATGGCCAGGTCGATGGTGAAGTCGGGCATCGTGGGCGGGCAGTCCGGAACGTGCATGCAGGGGTCGGGAAAAGGGTCGAGGGTGAGCGAGAGCCCTTTGAAGTTCATGACCGCTTGCGCGAGCCCGTTTCGGATGGACAACGGGGCGGAGGCAGGGGCCTTGATGACAATCGTTCGGATGGTGGAGGAGACCAGGTTGTTGGTGCGGTAGTGTTCCAGGCCGCCGCGCCCCGGTTCGATCATCTCCCGTGAGGCTTGGAGGCTGACCACGGCGTCTCCGCCAACGTAGACGACGCCATCCGCCACCAGAATCTCACTGGCGGGGAAACCGGCCTCGGTGAGGTTGCTGACAATCTCCTGGGTGGCATCCGGGGGTTTTGCTTCATCATTCGCGCAGCCGAGCAATCCGACGCTGCACACCACTGCCAATACGGCCATGCGTAGGGTCATGGAATCTCCTGACAGGTTGTCGAAGCAGGGGCACGGTGCTCCTGGGGGGATGGTGACGGGCTGCCCCTGCAAAGACTATGACGGGTTGAGCTGACAATGCACACGTCTGGTGAATCTTTGCGGCGTCATGCAAAACCAGTTCATCTTGCCGGGTGTTTCCAGCCAGTGTGGCCGTCGTGCCATCAGACGGGAGGCCGGCGCGGTGCCAGATCGCGCAGCGCGCGCCTGTCGAGCTTGCCATTCTGCGTCCTCGGCAGTTCCGGCAGGACTCGGAGCTCGTCGATGATCATGTAGCGAGGCAGCCGCTCCGCGCAGTGCTTCTTGAGCTGGAGCAGGGTGGGCCGCGGGCCCTCGTGGGCCACGACAAACGCCACCAGCCTCGCCTCCAGACCGGAGTCGCTCGTGACGACGCCCACGTCGCGCACGCCCGGATGCGACAGCAGCGCCGCCTCGATTTCTCCCGGCTCGATTCGTCGCCCGCGCACCTTCAACATGTTGTCGCGGCGGCCGAGGTACTCGAAGCCCCCTTCCGGGAGCTGGCGGCACAGGTCTCCGGTCGCATAGGGGCGCTCTGCCTGCGGCGGCTGTCCCCAGTACCCCAACATCACCGTGGGCCCCTCCACCATGAGCTCCCCCACGTCCGCGCCAGCGTCACCATCCGCAGAGGGTGCAATCCAGACCCGGTTGCCACAGCTCGCCTGTCCGATGGGAACCGGCGTGGTTCGCTCAGGGGAGATGGCGCCCACTTCGTACGCGGTGCAGACGTTCGTCTCCGTGGGGCCGTACAGGTTGAAGAACCGCGCGGCGCTCAGGTGCTCCCGCAGGGGCCGCAGATGGCGAACCGGAAAGGGCTCTCCCGCGAACAACACGGCGCGGAAGGGGAGCTCGCCATGGGTCAGCAGCCCGCCCTCCAACATCATCAAGGTGAGCGCCGAGGGCACCGAGTACCAGACGGTGAACCGCTCGCGCAGCACCAACTCCACCAGCTTCTTCGGCGCGAAGGCCAGCGCCTCCGGAATGAGCGTCACGGACGCACCCCCGAGGAACGCCGCGTAGAGGTCCAGCACCGAGAGGTCGAAGAAGAACGGCGCGTGGTTGCTGAAGCGGTCCTCGGGCGTGGTCCCCAGCAGCGCGTGGCTCCACTCGATGAAGGCCAGGGCGTTGCGCTGGCTGATGCACACCCCCTTCGGTGTCCCCGTGGAGCCCGAGGTGTAGAGGATGTAGGCCAACGCCCGGTCGTCCAGCCCGTGTCCAGGCAGCGGCTCTGGAGAGAACCCCTCCAGGCGGGTCCACCCGGGCGCGGGCCCCGTATCGTCCACCAACA from Myxococcus stipitatus carries:
- a CDS encoding amino acid adenylation domain-containing protein gives rise to the protein MTLDQIVMRSAARTPGAIAVQGPDETFTYGQLDALSNRVARALQHLGVQRGDRVGLWTEKSARAVAAMQGISRLGAAYVPLDPLNPATRTRLILDDCRIDVVVTSASRAAELRNGGLDRLRFLLVDDTGPAPGWTRLEGFSPEPLPGHGLDDRALAYILYTSGSTGTPKGVCISQRNALAFIEWSHALLGTTPEDRFSNHAPFFFDLSVLDLYAAFLGGASVTLIPEALAFAPKKLVELVLRERFTVWYSVPSALTLMMLEGGLLTHGELPFRAVLFAGEPFPVRHLRPLREHLSAARFFNLYGPTETNVCTAYEVGAISPERTTPVPIGQASCGNRVWIAPSADGDAGADVGELMVEGPTVMLGYWGQPPQAERPYATGDLCRQLPEGGFEYLGRRDNMLKVRGRRIEPGEIEAALLSHPGVRDVGVVTSDSGLEARLVAFVVAHEGPRPTLLQLKKHCAERLPRYMIIDELRVLPELPRTQNGKLDRRALRDLAPRRPPV
- a CDS encoding DUF3293 domain-containing protein, which encodes MRVGGLHPTLDAALLARGHREWAFLTARNPGSRPRDKEENQREQERLTSQLFAGGWVVAPAIGEAEDRSWSEQSLFIPGLPHAEAERFGQVAVLVGRTGGPAELLLCGNEALPSAP
- a CDS encoding M57 family metalloprotease — translated: MTLRMAVLAVVCSVGLLGCANDEAKPPDATQEIVSNLTEAGFPASEILVADGVVYVGGDAVVSLQASREMIEPGRGGLEHYRTNNLVSSTIRTIVIKAPASAPLSIRNGLAQAVMNFKGLSLTLDPFPDPCMHVPDCPPTMPDFTIDLAINPALPAGATATSEFPSGGNPGSKITLGPGVAQLPANVIKHLLTHEIGHTLGLRHSDYFNRAISCGGSATNEGTASVGAIHIVGTPSGASPGGSIMNACIPSNTTGALTATDVTALQALY